A window of Scophthalmus maximus strain ysfricsl-2021 chromosome 4, ASM2237912v1, whole genome shotgun sequence genomic DNA:
TCAGCAGTGTCATTGACAAAAACAGCAGGGTAACCCCTCACGCCCCCATGTCCGATTAACACTCCTcaactgtttattttctatCTCATAGACAGTGGAATTACTGAACAAGAACATCCGAAGGGGCATAGTGAACTACTATGATGACCTGGACTTCAAAAATATCATGGACTTTGTTCAGAAGAAGGTAAGGTTGACCCACTTCCTGTCATTTGATGTGGAACATTCTTGTCAAGAAAATACATGATTTTAAAGGTTTGTATTAgctttttaaatatgttataATGCAAATACAGTACAGGCAAAAACCATGGTTAGCAAAACCACTCGTGAACTTCATCAAAACAagtcaaaaccaaaataatgagAGAACTGTGCCGAGCTATCACTGTACACCTGCTCCCAGAGTGCACCATGCTGCTGCACACGCAGCAACTGACGCTGTAGATCTCATTGCTTACTTAATCAAGCACTTAGGGATACTGTGTCTGGAGGCGCACATTGAAATTAAGAAGCAGCCTGCAACAAACTACACTTGttaacagaagaggaaaaacatatgCTCGTTCAGTCTGGAGGCTTCACTCCCTGTGCTCTTAGAGTCAGATTGTGACTAGATTAAATCATAAATTGGATGATTTAAGGGCCAGCAGCTGGCTGTGTAATTTTTTGGTTTTGCAAATGGAAGTTGCAGCCTGCCTCAGTTTAAATGCCTCCACTGTGGAAGTGGTCAGCTGGCAGGCTGGTTACCCTTATGTGCCGATGTGTGGCAAGGCGGCCCAGTTCTACTATTCATATCAGTTTCTTACTCAGAACAAGATACACAACAAGAACACAGTATTTACTATCAGAGTTACAACAGTTTGGGGTATCTCTGGGTATTATGTAATTTTTTGTCAAGAATGTGTCCAGAATGTTGAGGTGGCAAACAGATGTCATGTCATCGGTGCCAGTTGTTTCAGTACTGCCAGGAAGAGTTGTTGCTGGAGGGATGTCTGAAAGCTATGCTTGTGCAGCTTAAAGTTTGGTCAAAATATGacttttccattttatttcagcACAACTCTTCACCACTTTGGTGAACCTGCCTGCCTGTATTAAATTCAAAGGCAGTTCTGCATCATTATCTTTCCAAACAAAAGAAGGACAGCTTGCGTTGGCAGCAGGTTTTCATGTTTATTCTGTGATGTGCTCTTTCTTAAGTTGCTGGCACTGTAATCTGCTTGCtcttacaacaacaaacagtgcTTCAGTAATTTGGCAGTGGTAAAGTGTCTTCTGTATTTTTCCTATCATGGTGTAGAGCTGATGGTTGGCTCATGTCTCCTGCAGTGGGAGTTATTTAAGTTATTTTCTAGAGGACTTGGAcaagaaccaatcagaagagTAGAGTGAGTAAATTGTGCTTGTTTTGAGTAAAAATATGCAATGCTGACAGAACTTTTCTCAGCATTAACCAAAAGAAAACTTCCCTCTGTTATATGCGAGCTGGTTATTGCATGGgaattttgtgtgtttatttggacCTAACTTGATATCCAGCCAGCGGACATCATTCCAATGGATGGTGACGGCCTGTCTTTCTTTACAGCTGCTATTGTTCAGGATTTGGCCACTTGTTCTTCTTCAAACATTTTTCCTTATAGATAATTCAGTGTTTGAATCGCACACATCACTGTCATGCCTGAAGCAATTAATCAATCAGCCGATAAACAGAATGACACATGGCAACCATTTGTATAGTcaatacataatttaaaaaaaaaatgtttaaagcaAAATTATTggatattctctttttttattgttgttttttaatggtgATGCAATTACTGATGATAAATGAGAAACATTCCTACctggaaccacaacacaaaTCCATGGATTAGTGGCAGGTCATATCATATCCTGTATTGAGTGAGTTTCCAACTGACCTTTCTGTCCAATGCGCCTCAGTATTCTCatggaaatgtgacatttattcCACCACAAACGGTTTCCTGTGTCTTCAACACTGGGAACGACAGCGGTGAGGTTTCCCCCCCCATAATTACGTTGCTTAGTTATTCATAACACTATTGCTAATATTGACAACTGCATTGCCTGATTAGAATaagctgcatttttaattttcctgtCCACACAAGCACCACACAGCTGTATATGTTTCAGACCATTTACAGCAGGATTTTGCGATTTACATAAAGTTCTGCAGGGCTGCAAACAACAAAGCCATTCAGTCATTTGGACAGACACTAACTTCATTATGCCGTGTGCTGTGTGACAGTTAGACACAAAAGTCATCATGCATATTTATAAGTAAATTTTGGATTCATCACAGTTTGTCAAAGTAAGTCAAGGCAATTTTATTCGTAAGCACATTTTCTATCAATGTACAGtagatttaaatatttgaactcaatgTCCTTGACGACAAGTTGTGATGGATCCTATATGTTATCAGATATTTTGTTCTATTTAGAGGAGGACTACATTAACTCACCATATTTGAACCTTATTCTGTTCTTTGCAACTTATGCAGTTAAAACAACCACTGTATGGCGACATGAGAGACCCAAATTACacagtcattttaatttataCTGTGAAACCCAacatcacaaatcacaaataaaacttCACAAAGGGGCTTTACTGTTATCAGTGTACTGAGGATGGAGTCTGGGGTCCGTAATCTGTCAAGCAACAAGCTTTAATTTGtttctaaataaatattatgTCGTCAATAATGTCATTTACGGGTGGAATATGGTTTAAGTGATATTCATAAATCCTCTCCATCTTGTGTGCCTTAAGAACCATATAAAACCATTTTAAGTCAGAGAGGAACACATGCTTTGGCTTTCTGGTAACAGTCATAATATTTTGCCTCTCTGGCCCCTAAAATGATGTTAGTCATAAAACGGCTTCTTTCATACAAGATGTTTAAACACCTGACTCTCAGTATTAAACACAAATAAGTGGAACTGTACAAACAAACgggggaaaactgaaaatgaacaaaaacaatgacaaagtaCGGTGTTATGAAAGTAATATAAAATGCACCAGTCAATGTTGGCCTCTAAGAAGAACTTATTGACTATTATCGACACCTGGATTCATCTATTCGACCTGGAGAAGAACCTGATTGATCAGTTTACAGACTGCATCCAGCCATCAGATTGGAGGCTGGCCTAATATTCGCAGAAACAGTCCTTACTGGCGTGGAGCGATAGATTGGTCAGGTTGTGTTACTGTAGATCATGGTAAGATAAGAGATCCTCCTTATCATTTTGTGACCAGTCGTAGTGTGCCAGTgttctgactgactgattgccATTGAGTCCTTTTCAATCGTGGAGAATCACTAACACTTGCAGCTGTAAACAAGAagccacatacagtataagATACTCACTCTTACTACTACTTCCTACTTACATGTAAGTGTTTCAATGTACAtgtaatgtacatgtacattgAAACACTGGATAGGGGAGGTCATTTTTCATGACAATCTtttaacacttaaaaaaaatactgtatctgttgAGCTGCATTGATCTATCAGTGTTATGTGCATTCATCAAAGTATGTCTTGAAACTACCTAGACTGCGTTTGCAGGTCATCATGTCATTAAAGTATGATCAGATAAATATATCAACACATTTTAAGAGGTGAACTACACAAAAGCAGAGATAAGTAAAAAGAAACTTactgaaaacaggaagaaaacagTCTGGTCCAGATGTCATCACCGGGGGCTGAAACATAACTGGTCAGCATCAAAAACTCACCAGCTAAGTCATCATTACTCATcacttctataaaaaaaaaatcaaaaaggtgGTCATCTTACCTGATACTGCcactaaaattatttttatggCGGAAGGTGAATGAATTAGTGCAAGTTTagtaaaactaaaaatgaattaaaaacgACACATGtcgtacatgtatgtatgtatggttGCTGTGTAATGATGGCAGGGAGCACAGGAGGCCATTTAGCTGCCCAGTTATTCAATCAGTCTGCCAGTGCAGATGGTCGTCAGTTAGGCAGTTGGCTACAAAGCCAGTCTCTTCTATCAGCCATCCAACAGTGAAGACGATTATATCACAGGCTGTGATCTGAAGCGTTACCATAGATGCATAAGTACCCAATAGTTAAATAATAACTATAGTATAAATTCTCTCAAAATTCCTCCCAAACGTCCATCTTATATCTCAGAAGATGAAttataaatggtaaatggtctTTATTGATATAGCACCATTCTAGTCTtaatgaccactcaaagcatCAGAGGAAATTCTCCCTAAGGTCCCAACTATCTGAGCTGAGCTTGGTAAATCTGCATTTTGCTTTCAAGCACCACATCCCCCAGAATGAACTGTAAGAAAGTCTACTCTTCAGTCATCTGCTGCAGTCTCCTTGATGGTGACGGATGTTTTGACAGATTGATTtaagttgatttaaaaaaaatctcgaCCTGCAGTCGACATGAATCATCCCAAAGGAAGGATTCACTGCAAGACTGATGGATTGTATTACACTGTGCAGCTGCACCCACTGAACTGGTGACTCAGTGTGGAGTGTAATGTTGGTGGATTTGAACCTAGCAGGTgcagacattttaatttcatcatgaTGGGTTTACTTTCCTTTGACCCTTGTTTGGGTCCTGACCCGGTGCTGGCGTTTTCTGGTGTCATGCCACCAGGAAGAGGGATTTAGTTCCTGgcacagtgacatcatgatCACACTGCATGCCAAAGAGCAGccttatttttattcatttattcattttctctctatctcttttgTCATCCTCTCTTACTGTCTCTCTTGAATCTGACCCTTTGTCCCATTtgtcctctttttccctcttaTCGCCTTTCTGACTGACTTACCCCCTCCCAGGAAAGTATTTGTCTCAATAAATGACTACAATGCAGCTAATAGTGTGACTCTTGAGTCTTTAAGCAAGTGTATACTCTCTTCGGAAGCTCTGCAGCAAAGTATGAATCAAATAGAAATGACTGATTACAGATTAGTGCGACATTAGGGTGTTGGTGTGCTTTGGTTGTGAGTGTTATCATTTGAGGCAGCACAGTTTTcttgttgatgttttcacatcTTTTCTATTAACATATTTATCTCATTGTAGACATTTGACTTGTCAAACACATCACTGACGACATCAAGTACGTCTGCATCCCATTAATTATATCTGTTATGGCTGTACTGACTTTACTGTCATGAGGagtcaaaacatgtcaaatgtctGGGGGGGGAAATGCTCTGTTGCTTGCAGCagaatttttagtttttattttgattcatatttctATAAAATTATATCATTATGGTTGTTTTACAGAGCGGTTGTCTAAACAGCTTTTGAACAATgggacacaaaaacactcaatTAAACCCAATAATGATGTTTTTAGAAGCAAATTTGGGCATTGTGACTCAAAAGCTCTCAGCCAAAAGCAATCATCATTTTCCCTCTATAGAAAGCTTTTCAAACCTGCTTTACTCTCCCTTTGAAGAAATAATATTCTGTTTTCTTGAGGTTTGTCAGTAATGGCTGGAATAGAGGTccgtcaaaataaaaattggttgGTGTCACATTATTTGTGCCTGTAAACCGACAACAGGAGGTTGGCAGGTATCAATGAAGCTGTAAGCATGTGAGCAAGAGGACACAGCATTGTAGTCTTGATCTGGATGACATCTGCTAAAACAGTGTTTATTCCATCCTTGGAAAAATGTGGGAAGGAGTGGAACAAAACAGGTCTTTCAATGTTAGACCACCAGAGACCTCCCGACTGACCATTTTGGATTTGCTTTATACTTGCTGAGTGTTGCAAAGAAAAGCACATTTCCCTGTCTTATGCCAATCTTGGCGCAAAAGCATTTCATCATATCTTAATACAATTTTCAGAAAGTTGTAACTTGGCAGTCATGCGACTGTAGATCAACTACTTTAAGTCATCTATAGTGTAGAACAGTCCCTTAAAAATTTCAAGCATTTTGTGAATGGTTTCTTGAGCAACAATTATTTATCAGAGCCACGATCCCTTCGGTTATAGCCTCCATATTAAAGCTTACTTCAATTTACTCTTTTCTCATCTGTAGCGTTTTTAATCTCATACTGTATATCCGCCCTAACGGTGTGTGATCTTCAGATTGCGTTTAATTGTTTCCTATAGTTTGCCCTCAATTCTTAATTGTTACCTCGACCAAGTTGGtttatgttttctttgccatctgtctgtctgttataTTATATCTCAAAATCCCAAGAAGATACAAGTCAGAAATTTCGCACACTAATGGTTGGATAGAAAgccatttttacattttctaaaatctCTTGATTTGACATGAAATGACCCAAATGCTAGTTACAccttataatataattaataataaataagccttacaataaaattcaaatttgtcATTGAACCATGGACCTATTGACTTATAttgatcatttatcatttacaaTTTTATATTGTCCAAATTAGTGATTCAGAGCAAAATTGAATCCTTCCAACACCTACACTGATTTTGGTAAAGTATGAGAGAGACAAGCACACACTTTATGACTCATAATTACAGTATTCAttataattttgtatttattatgatTCATTTCATTGCAAAATGTCACAGGCATTGCCTGAGCAGAAATAATGTTCACAAAGTTGTGTACTTTTTGTCCTCGCCCTCTCTCTTATTCCTGCCTCCCGTCCCTCTATTGTCCATCGTTATTCTCCTCATACATCTTCTTACCTCTTATTCTTTTTGCacttgtcttttctcttccacGTTTCTCATCTCTGACAGTTCAAGTGTTGTGGAGGTCAAGGGTATGACGACTGGGCGTCCAACATGTACCACAACTGTTCTGCACCTGGTCCACTGGCCTGCGGTGTCCCATATACCTGCTGCATTACTGCTAAGGTAGGTATCAGTTACTTTGACTCTTAGTACTATTACAACACTAACTGCTACAATATGATGTTGATATTCTACAGTAGCATGCACTGACTGTCTGTTATGGTTCTACCATTTCTACCGCACCATTTGTGGCCCAGGATACTTCTACCGCTTCACAGTGCAGCATTAATGTTATGTGATCCATTTCAGTTTGAGTTCAACTATTACGAGTAATCTAGTTCTCTTACAACAGCTGGTATAATCAGAATCAAGATTAGAAATACTTCATTGactaaaattataataaaacagaaatataagatataaataagaagaatgttaaaaaagtaatataaagtGTGTAAAAAGTATCTGCATTTTGTACAGTTAAGTGTTTAGTGCAAATAAACAGGTGTAGATAATTGTGATAGAATATGGTCAGAGTGTCTGACACTCCGAGGGAAGAGTTGTCACTAAAAGTACCACTACTTTATTGCATTTCATGCTGATATGTGGATTCTCATATGAAGTTTAATTTAAGTTTacgttttcaaatgaaatatattgtgATTGTCACAATACTGCACTAATCATCGACATCCATGCCATGTAATAGTTGTAATagttacttttaaaaaacatctaaaCATTCTTATGGTTGTGATTAAGTCTGTGacactcagaaacacacacataccaagGCAATTTTATCCCACACAAATCATCACATGTTGCCCTGTAATTTATACACCTAGATTCACCCAGAGTTTATAAAgagataaaaaactaaaactttttaTTCTGATTATATCTGATTTACACTCTCTCAATCTTACAGCTCAACTCACAAAAGCGAAACCACCAATCCTTTATCCTGTGTCCcgattgaattttttttttttccttttttatcgGTTGTAATctatttttcattccttttgttttgGCAAAAGGAATGCCATATTAATTTTGTGGTTCTTTCAGCACTGGCTCACTTCTGTTAGCATTATAAAGGAAACATTCATAAGCACCCTAATGACAGCCAATTTAGTATTTTTACTGTAATCAGGCCTGCTTTTATCAGTATCAAAAATTGGACAGTGACGAAGCAATAATGAATTCTCATCATGGTGCATTGACTATATACTATACCTATCAATACTGTTAAAATAAGTAGAGCCTCTGCCACCAGGGTTTATAATTTCTCCTTAAATATATTAAGACAAAATTCTCATATCAAGAAATAATGGCTCACAGATGATCAAGTTCCATTTGGTCTTGACATGTGgtgatgggggagaaaaaaacatcccagtGTGCCAGAGATGACACATGGTAGGCAACAGACGCTCAAGCAGAACGCGTCTTATTGCTCCTTTTTTCCAACTGTGATTTATTTACAATACTTATTCCTCAGAAGTAGCTGCTTCAAATAGTAGACAGCACATACCATTGTTGAAAATCCATGAGACTATACTATGAAATATAACGCATATTTTATTGGAATTTACTGGAATTACACatatatgaaaattaaaatgcacatgcatgttttatttggtacaaaagtaaaataaatatatatgaggtctttcttgtttctttcagtttcatTATAGTTCTGAAAAAAGTTTCCTGTAAATCATTCTTATCTAATTCCATCCATATTTAGTTAATATATGTCCATATGTAGGTGCATTTGAACATGCCACTTTACTATTCTTCCTCACATTCCTACTTCTAATCCCACCAATCCCACAGTGCTGGATTAAATATCAGCAAAATACAGTCACTGAAACTTGTATAATGACGTTAAAAAGGTGAtcactccttccctcctcttcgtTCTGTGCCAGACAGCCACAGGTGATTGGCACTTTATCTTCTCTTGtttgaatatatgaatatataaatatatttcaacatttGGATATGGAAAGGGGTTGGTCACaagctcacatacacacagttttGTTCAACCAAAAACAGATAACATTTTGACTGAAAGCTTATcttcctctgcctgctgtcGACTTGTCTCTTGATACTCAAAGCTGTTTATAGGCCGCTGTTTTACCTCCtacttcctttttatttctaacTCTTGAGTttgtctctctgcttctctcccctCCAGCCGAATGAAGTGGTCAACACAATGTGTGGCTGCAATTTGCTAAAACAAGAGGTAAGACCTTAAAGATCAATTTACATGACTTAACTGAGACTTAGCACTCAGCAGAGCGCAAACCTCCGCCAACAaatcctacacatgattgtGTACTAAGTGGGGGGGAGAATCAGGATTCTCTTTTTTAACCCCATCCttccaagtttggtggaaatcgtTCAGTACTTTTTGtctaatcctgctgaaaaagcAAACCAACTACAGCCCCTCAGAGAGCACAGACCTCCACCAGCGCTGAGCAAACCCCCAGCTTTATGCTATTCCACCCAAAACATGCGTTCCTATCTCAATCTGCTGTAATATGTTGTATCATgtatgttatgtatttgtgaggATATGACTCAAATTGTCAACCTTTGTGCAAAATGTTGAAGAATCTTTTCAAAAAAGCCTCCTAAAGCTTAaacacctgttaccatggcgaagacctatctttgataaaaggttcatgcaaatccatccataaccttttgagtaatcctgctaacaaacaaaccaaactaatCACTCAACCTCCTTGGTTGAGGTATGAAACAGAcgggtgaaaacacaacctctcTGTCACTTTCCACCTATTAAAGTGCTGCTCCTCTCATGTAATGTGagctttaaatatttaataactgTGAAAACTGACTgatgacaaatgttttgtttctcatagCGTTTGGACTTGATAGACAGAATTCATATCAGAGGCTGCACTGATGCTTTCTTCATCTGGTTGATGGACAATTATAAGATTATGGCTGGACTGCTGTTAGGGATCCTACTGcctcaggtacacacacacacacaaacacacacacacacacgcatacacatatGTAACTTTTatctcttctggcagtgtaatATTCATGATCATATGGTGATTCAgtgatgtgttgatgtttggTTCAAACCTAAATAGAAACATGTTGTCTGATGATAAACAAGTACAGTGCAATCTTACTGTATGATAAATGGAGGTCTACAATTTTAAATACATGACCAATAGAACCAGACATGTTTTTCAGGTCTACCATAAGAGAAAGGTttcatttcatgattttttGTTCAGTATATGATGATTTAAGGGCTAAACTGATGATATCTCCTGGGTGGAAATTTACGACAAAAATAGAGGTTTTGTGATACTCAGgaggtgttgtgttgtttgtacTTGTGATTTTCactgtaatataatatttgCTGAAAGTCTCTCGGCTGGCATGGATTCAACAAATGCAGCTTTAGTTTCAGTATGTTTGTGAATACCAGAAGAACCGTTGAAATGAAACGTTTATCCATTTTCAGCAGCCTGTGTAATGGAAACAACACTGATGACTACGCTGGAGAGAATTTAAATTACCTCGGGTTCATCAGACAACTCTACGGCATTCGCAGTGATGAAATACGCATTCGCAATTCACAAAAGGCTTTGCACGCTGTTCCATTTCGTTAAAGTTTCAGATAAAGCAGGAACAATTCTTGATTCATTAACCTTTTGTGAACAATAATCttattttaaatggataaatctgagcttaaaatgaaacattttgccACAAGGTTGTTTTGTGGCAAAGtcgtctgacttttttttctagcaTTAAAAACATTATCTAGAATAAAATGACGCTTTCAAACCTACCCATATGCACATTATGGGCGAACACTGTACATCTGCCATGTCCTTCTATTGGATGAGATCCATTAGATGATGTGGGCGTGACGGACacgaaatatatttttcatcacGTTGTCACTTCTGTCTTAACCGTctgatttaaattcacattaaaCATCAGaatgcagaaacacagagacatacCCTGACATCTGTGAATGTAAGAATGTATCTTCATTCGTGCCGGAATTTAATAAGCACGATGGGCTTCACTGAGCCAAAGCTGTCGGTCACTTATCCGGTCCAAACGTGAAGCCTCTCATTTGACCTATTTCATGTCGCCTCACTCGTTGCTCCACCGCTGACATGGAAAATGGGTCTGACGTGCCGTCATTAAAGACGTCTCAGTTCCCTTTCATCATTCATGTGAAAGactctgcttttcatttttgataatTTTCCCATTTTAACCTCCacatataatatttacattcaaatgattagttgataaattcaattttttaagtatttatatataaatacaaaatacaactTTTTAGATAATGTGCCGATGCAGAGATATTTCACATTCACTTGTGTCATGTAATAATAGATGTGCACCTTTATTCATTTAGATATTATGTGTATTATGTGTATGTGCAAATACAAACTCCAAAACATACACAGCTGTTAACGCCTGCAGGTAGTGAGGCCATTTGACATTGCGTCAGATGACAGCTCAGTGGAAAGGATTTCTCGTTTCTCTGaaatcttgtttcctctctcctcatatGTTTTgacctccctcccttccttcccttcccgTACTTAgctcatctctttctctttctagTTCTTTGGTGTGATAGTCAGTTGGCTGTATATCACTCGTGTTGAAGATGCCATCAGCGAGTATGGTCACTACATGGACGGGCTACTGGACACAACGGACCGAGCAGCGAAGAGCCACGGCCGTGTGGCCAAATGGTTTAAGTGTATGCCAGAGATCGACTGATGGAGTCAAACAGAGAGCAGCAAATGGACTCCAGTCAACATTCACAGCTGGTCAAAGCAATCCAGTCAATCTAGAGACTGATGCAGGCGCTGCAGGAGTCTTCCTCGGAGCTGTAGGCTTACAACGAGCACAACCAGTGCAGAGActcaattttagttttttttatattgggAAGAAGGATTTTATCAGTATCCAGATTATTTGGAGTTTGATAATcaagcttttttgttgttgtattttttttcagttctatTGTAAGCTTACTGTATGTAACTGAGAAAGTGAATATTCATTAATTACTTTGTTGAATGCAGTAAACAAAGCCAGCATGAATGGGAATTAAGAGCTCATTTAGTGATGTACTTTTAGCTGCACTGTGCCTCCGACATTCTCAGGAACAGgaataaacacaaaaaccaacacaatcACTTTTGCTTCtagtattattatataaaacGAAATTTGTCTGTtcagttacacaaacacaatgtgcagCACTGACGCTTTAATACCTTAATAAAACCACTGGTCCTTTCATGCAAACACTAGCCAAAAAAACTGACTGTCACCTGAAAGCAGAACATGTTTGCTTTAGAGGTTTATGAAACTGAACATACCCTGAGGTTTGAGAAAAGTccattgttttgaaaatgaacccTGCATTATATCCCGCATATGCCCTTATGACCATAAGTGCTCACGAACCTGAATGATGTGTCAAAAATCACCATTATAGACATTTTAGacatgttcattttttcatcaaagCTTTGACTCCAAATTTGAACTCCGGTCTGCGGCTGAATGATGTTCATACAGGATGTGGATTATGATGCAAAACCTTGGGACTTCAAGCACAAGCTCCGGTTTACTTTACGTAAGTGGCTTTGTTCCCCCGAACCTGACCACTCACAGGACTAAAACAACCCAGTGTGTGGTGTCAGAGTGCACTACACCCTTTTATCCACCCAGACCACCTCCCTACAACGAGTTACTTGTCCTACTACACTTGCACTGAACTGAACATATAATCCAGGGAGCCGTTGCGCTGGTCTCAACACAGATTTGGTAGATTTAATTAGATGTGTAATTTCTAGGACAATATGGTTGCATAAATATGATTATAGGTTAGCTGAGATGTAACTTACGATGCAGTATATATGCTTAAGATGATGTTGTAACAAACTGGTGAATCCAATGTAGTTTTACACCTTTGTCATCATGATATATGTGAATAATGTGAAGTTAATGTGCTACTCAACTTTGATTGGCCTGtagaaaaaataacttttatttcacagtccTCCGCCGTTATCCCTTCTTAATGATATGTTTAATACTTTACTAACATCCCTGCTGAAACATGATTTCAAGCGTTTTAAGTTGGTTCTTTTAAGTTATTGCCTCTATTCAACAAGTTCAACAATTCTCTTGAAGGCCGAAAAGGTATTATCATGACTTTATTCGTATTGCCATGTTTCCCATGTCTGGGCCAAGTGTCTAATAAT
This region includes:
- the tspan15 gene encoding tetraspanin-15, which codes for MSSNDEIRYCHRFSYVLLKFILFSYAIVWWLIGGLILAIGIYAEVERQRYKTLESVFLAPAIILIVLGIVMFIVSFIGVLASLRDNLTLLKVFMYTLSVCLILELLGGILALVFRNQTVELLNKNIRRGIVNYYDDLDFKNIMDFVQKKFKCCGGQGYDDWASNMYHNCSAPGPLACGVPYTCCITAKPNEVVNTMCGCNLLKQERLDLIDRIHIRGCTDAFFIWLMDNYKIMAGLLLGILLPQFFGVIVSWLYITRVEDAISEYGHYMDGLLDTTDRAAKSHGRVAKWFKCMPEID